One window from the genome of Bacillus tianshenii encodes:
- a CDS encoding methyltransferase domain-containing protein, with translation MRKMTGEEFDQLVDFFDGMVQTSWLGGIHQELKQVSGSWGGLCVLDVGCGTGRLLMRGAEEAEKLSGIDLSEGMVNSAREVMAAVAEKADLCVGDACQLPYEDEAFDLSFATCVLFLLPDPTEAMVEMLRVTKSGGRIFTLNPSVYLTEELADEMCKKGDFGEFEEQTLRQWAKVSERRHRYDEEDLKKLWLKLGAKDVTNQLVYHNIGIVTEVHV, from the coding sequence ATGCGGAAAATGACGGGGGAAGAATTCGATCAATTAGTGGATTTCTTTGATGGAATGGTACAAACAAGCTGGCTTGGCGGTATTCATCAAGAATTAAAACAAGTGAGTGGAAGCTGGGGAGGGCTATGTGTGTTAGATGTCGGCTGCGGCACAGGGCGTTTACTTATGCGCGGAGCTGAGGAAGCTGAAAAACTTTCTGGAATTGACCTGTCAGAAGGGATGGTTAACAGCGCTCGGGAAGTGATGGCAGCAGTTGCCGAGAAAGCAGACCTCTGTGTTGGAGATGCGTGTCAGCTTCCGTATGAAGATGAAGCATTTGATTTATCATTTGCAACATGTGTGCTGTTCTTATTGCCTGACCCGACCGAGGCAATGGTCGAGATGCTGCGTGTTACGAAAAGCGGTGGGCGAATTTTCACATTAAATCCGTCTGTTTATTTAACAGAGGAGCTTGCAGATGAGATGTGTAAGAAAGGTGATTTTGGCGAATTTGAGGAACAAACACTACGGCAGTGGGCCAAAGTCTCAGAACGTCGGCACCGTTATGATGAAGAAGATTTGAAAAAGCTGTGGCTCAAACTAGGCGCCAAAGACGTCACGAATCAGCTTGTTTATCATAATATCGGCATTGTTACTGAAGTGCATGTATAA
- the pepF gene encoding oligoendopeptidase F — MKKTILSSLTAATIAASVIASPGIPLNPAVVQAAQDEVQKPSYETREEIPAELKWKLGHIYESKSAWEADVKKLKAMAESFTQYQGTLKKSSKLEAALKAYSEMMRLHDKVYVYALMGFDVNSTNPERQELADRAENISTLVSEKTSWFAPEISSMKEKKLEKALEDTEMAPYRMFIRDILREKEHTLSKEMEQVLAKMSPLANNPESVFGALMTNIQFPKIKDENGKDVQLTRANFISYMESDNREVRKAAFNAYYHTMEQYQDTFAEMLSGDVKANNIHADLRNYDSAMEASLSANNVPVDVYENLVDTVNEHLPLLHRYMELKKKLLGVDELHMYDIYTPVVDYDQGYIPYSEAQEMVQTGLKPMGSDYSKALDEAFSGGWIDVYSTADKRSGAYQWGAFDTHPYVLLNYQGTLNDVYTIAHELGHAMHSYYTNNKQPYMTSNYPIFTAEVASTLNEALLFQNMYKNASTKEEKLYLLNQYLENFRGTLFRQTQFAEFEKVIHEKEAAGDSLNAEALKTIYRDINKKYYGDVMISDEEIAMEWARVPHFYYNFYVYQYATSFAASAALSKQVFEEGQPAVDRIQNEFLSAGNSASPIEVLKAAGVDMSTEKPIEDAMKVFEDTLDEMEKLLEEE; from the coding sequence ATGAAGAAAACCATTCTTTCTTCATTAACAGCAGCCACAATTGCGGCCTCTGTTATTGCTTCACCAGGTATACCGTTAAACCCAGCGGTAGTACAAGCTGCACAGGATGAAGTACAAAAGCCGTCCTACGAAACACGTGAGGAGATTCCAGCTGAATTAAAGTGGAAGCTGGGTCACATCTACGAAAGCAAATCCGCTTGGGAAGCTGATGTGAAGAAGCTGAAAGCGATGGCAGAAAGTTTTACACAGTACCAAGGAACTTTAAAAAAATCAAGTAAGCTTGAGGCAGCCTTAAAGGCGTATAGTGAAATGATGAGGCTTCATGACAAAGTCTATGTCTATGCGCTGATGGGCTTTGATGTTAATTCCACAAATCCAGAACGACAAGAGCTTGCAGACCGCGCAGAAAATATTTCCACACTTGTAAGTGAAAAAACATCTTGGTTCGCTCCAGAGATTTCGTCTATGAAGGAGAAAAAGCTTGAAAAAGCATTAGAAGATACAGAAATGGCTCCTTACCGGATGTTTATTCGCGATATCCTCCGTGAAAAAGAACATACACTTTCAAAAGAAATGGAGCAGGTATTAGCGAAAATGTCGCCATTGGCTAATAATCCTGAAAGCGTTTTCGGAGCATTGATGACAAATATTCAATTCCCGAAAATTAAAGATGAAAACGGAAAAGACGTCCAATTAACACGTGCAAATTTTATTTCCTATATGGAAAGTGACAACAGGGAAGTTCGCAAAGCGGCCTTTAATGCGTACTATCATACGATGGAGCAGTATCAGGATACATTTGCTGAAATGTTAAGTGGGGACGTGAAAGCAAATAACATTCATGCAGACCTTCGAAATTATGACAGTGCAATGGAAGCATCATTATCGGCAAATAATGTTCCGGTTGATGTGTATGAGAACTTAGTGGATACGGTGAATGAACATCTGCCGCTCTTGCACCGCTATATGGAATTGAAGAAGAAATTACTCGGTGTGGACGAATTACATATGTATGACATTTATACACCTGTTGTCGATTATGACCAAGGGTATATTCCATACAGTGAAGCGCAAGAAATGGTTCAAACTGGGCTAAAGCCAATGGGAAGTGACTATAGCAAGGCATTGGATGAAGCATTTAGTGGCGGATGGATTGATGTCTATTCAACAGCTGATAAGCGTTCAGGTGCATATCAATGGGGAGCATTTGATACACACCCGTATGTTCTGTTGAACTATCAAGGGACATTAAACGATGTCTACACGATTGCACATGAACTTGGCCATGCGATGCATTCCTACTATACAAACAACAAGCAGCCGTATATGACATCAAATTACCCGATCTTTACAGCTGAAGTAGCTTCAACATTAAATGAAGCACTCTTGTTCCAAAACATGTACAAAAACGCGAGTACGAAAGAAGAAAAGCTGTATTTGCTAAATCAATACTTAGAAAATTTCCGCGGTACACTTTTCCGCCAAACACAGTTTGCTGAGTTCGAGAAGGTCATTCATGAGAAAGAAGCGGCCGGCGATTCACTTAACGCAGAAGCACTTAAGACAATTTACCGTGACATTAATAAAAAATATTATGGTGACGTGATGATTTCAGATGAAGAAATTGCGATGGAATGGGCGCGTGTGCCGCATTTCTACTATAATTTCTACGTCTATCAATATGCGACAAGCTTTGCGGCTTCTGCTGCTCTTTCAAAACAAGTATTTGAAGAAGGCCAGCCTGCAGTGGACCGTATTCAAAATGAATTCCTTTCTGCAGGAAATTCAGCCTCACCAATTGAAGTATTGAAAGCTGCAGGGGTAGATATGTCAACTGAAAAGCCGATTGAAGATGCAATGAAAGTGTTTGAAGATACGCTTGATGAAATGGAAAAACTATTAGAAGAGGAATAA
- the pyrE gene encoding orotate phosphoribosyltransferase has translation MQKEIARYLLKIGAVSLSPQEPFTWSSGMKSPIYCDNRLTLSYPLVRREIAKGLEQLVSREYYNCEAVSGTATAGIPHAAWVSERLGVPMTYVRSKPKGHGKGNQIEGLVKPGQKVVVIEDLISTGGSAIQAVDALREVGCDVLGIAAIFTYELEKGKEKLADADVSAHTLTNFSTLIEVAKEENLISEAELTQLKKWRENPQSENWMQ, from the coding sequence ATGCAAAAAGAAATTGCCCGTTATTTACTTAAAATTGGTGCGGTGTCCTTAAGTCCGCAAGAGCCATTTACATGGTCTTCTGGTATGAAATCCCCGATCTATTGTGATAATCGCTTAACTCTTTCTTATCCGCTTGTGCGGCGTGAAATTGCCAAAGGGCTAGAACAGCTCGTTTCACGTGAATATTACAATTGTGAAGCTGTTTCAGGAACGGCAACTGCAGGTATTCCGCATGCAGCATGGGTAAGTGAGCGGCTCGGCGTGCCGATGACATATGTGCGAAGCAAGCCGAAAGGTCACGGAAAAGGCAATCAAATTGAAGGGTTAGTCAAGCCTGGACAGAAAGTAGTTGTCATTGAGGATTTAATTTCAACAGGCGGAAGTGCGATTCAAGCTGTTGATGCACTACGTGAAGTAGGATGCGACGTGCTTGGAATTGCCGCGATTTTTACATATGAATTAGAAAAAGGCAAAGAAAAGCTTGCTGATGCAGATGTATCTGCGCATACATTAACGAACTTCTCTACATTAATTGAAGTTGCGAAAGAAGAAAACCTCATTTCAGAAGCAGAACTTACTCAGCTGAAAAAATGGCGTGAAAACCCACAAAGTGAAAACTGGATGCAGTAA
- a CDS encoding NFACT family protein, with protein sequence MSFDGIVTKAMTEELNEALIGGKIGKIYQPNHYDLILNVRVKGTKQQLILSAHPTYSRVHITNESYTNPDQPPMFCMVMRKHLEGGVIDNIRQIDMDRIIVIDVRSRNEIGDEAPKQLIIEIMGRHSNIILIDPQKENVIESIKHITPAVSRERTVMPGSVYEPPPQQHKLNPFEADEAAFLRKLDFNAGKVDMQIVNSFAGISPLFAKETVQQAGLVNRTSLPKTFFELIDRVRTGKITPQIIYTERKEFFYVLPLTHLQGEAKTFDSISAMLDRFYFGKADRDRIKQQANDLEKFIRNEKKKNEKKIKKLEQTWEDSKKSGHLPAIWRTANCSYLCSEPW encoded by the coding sequence ATGTCTTTTGACGGAATTGTAACGAAAGCAATGACAGAAGAATTGAACGAAGCACTTATAGGAGGCAAAATCGGAAAAATCTATCAACCAAATCATTATGATTTAATTTTAAATGTGCGTGTTAAAGGAACGAAGCAGCAGCTTATTTTGTCTGCTCACCCAACCTATTCGCGCGTTCACATCACAAATGAATCATATACAAACCCTGATCAACCGCCTATGTTCTGTATGGTAATGCGTAAACATCTTGAAGGCGGTGTGATTGATAACATACGGCAAATCGATATGGACCGAATTATCGTGATCGATGTTCGCTCACGAAACGAAATCGGTGATGAAGCACCAAAGCAATTAATCATCGAAATTATGGGCCGACACAGCAATATCATTCTTATTGACCCGCAGAAGGAAAATGTGATTGAAAGCATTAAACACATTACACCTGCAGTGAGCCGTGAGCGGACCGTCATGCCTGGTTCAGTCTATGAACCGCCCCCGCAGCAGCATAAGTTGAATCCTTTTGAAGCAGATGAAGCAGCCTTTCTTCGTAAGCTGGATTTTAATGCAGGGAAAGTTGATATGCAGATCGTTAACAGCTTTGCTGGGATTTCCCCTCTGTTTGCAAAAGAAACTGTGCAACAAGCAGGGCTTGTAAACCGAACAAGCTTGCCGAAGACCTTCTTTGAGCTGATTGACCGTGTGCGGACAGGTAAAATTACACCGCAAATTATTTATACTGAAAGAAAGGAATTTTTCTATGTTCTGCCGCTTACACACTTACAAGGTGAAGCGAAAACCTTTGATTCAATCAGCGCCATGCTTGACCGCTTCTATTTCGGAAAAGCAGACCGCGACCGCATTAAACAGCAGGCAAATGACTTAGAAAAGTTCATTCGCAACGAGAAGAAGAAGAATGAAAAGAAAATTAAGAAGCTGGAACAAACGTGGGAAGACTCAAAAAAAAGCGGACACCTACCAGCTATATGGCGAACTGCTAACTGCTCATATCTATGCAGTGAACCGTGGTGA
- the pyrF gene encoding orotidine-5'-phosphate decarboxylase — protein sequence MHRPLIIALDFKSGHEALKFLDQFTDEKPFVKVGMELFYREGIAIIEELKKRGHLIFLDLKLHDIPNTVKQAMQGLAMMGVDLVNVHAAGGTKMMKAAVDGLKAGTPPGKPVPKCIAVTQLTSTSDETLHDEILIERKMDETVIHYAKLAKESGLDGVVCSVWEAEMITKVCGEDFMKVTPGIRLQGDAANDQTRIATPEEARKQTSTAIVVGRSITKAANPLESYENVKKSWGEA from the coding sequence ATGCATCGACCGTTAATCATTGCCCTTGATTTTAAAAGCGGGCATGAAGCCCTTAAATTTCTTGACCAATTTACAGATGAGAAACCATTTGTGAAGGTTGGGATGGAGCTATTCTACCGCGAAGGAATTGCCATTATTGAAGAGTTAAAAAAACGCGGTCATCTTATTTTTCTAGATTTGAAGCTTCATGATATTCCAAATACCGTGAAGCAGGCTATGCAAGGGCTCGCGATGATGGGGGTCGACCTTGTCAATGTTCATGCAGCTGGAGGAACGAAAATGATGAAGGCTGCCGTAGACGGACTGAAAGCAGGTACACCTCCAGGTAAGCCTGTACCGAAATGCATTGCTGTTACACAGCTAACAAGCACAAGCGACGAAACATTGCATGATGAGATTTTAATTGAACGAAAAATGGACGAAACAGTCATCCATTATGCAAAGCTTGCAAAGGAAAGCGGGCTTGATGGTGTTGTTTGCTCGGTATGGGAAGCGGAGATGATTACAAAGGTGTGTGGAGAAGACTTTATGAAAGTCACACCTGGCATCCGTCTTCAAGGGGATGCCGCAAATGACCAAACACGGATTGCGACTCCTGAAGAAGCAAGAAAGCAAACAAGCACAGCGATTGTTGTCGGCCGCAGTATTACAAAAGCTGCGAATCCGCTTGAAAGCTATGAGAACGTGAAAAAATCATGGGGGGAAGCATAA
- a CDS encoding dihydroorotate dehydrogenase, whose protein sequence is MNRLAVQLPGLELKNPIMPASGCFGFGKEYAKLYDLSELGAIMVKAVTEEPRFGNPTPRVAETSSGMLNAIGLQNPGLDSAMENELPWLEQFDVPIIANVAGSQVEDYVAVAKKISTAPNVHALELNISCPNVKQGGIAFGTIPEMAAKLTKAVKDVSSVPVYVKLSPNVADIVSIAKAVEQAGADGLTMINTLLGMRIDLKTGKPILANQTGGLSGPAVKPVAIRMIYQVSQEVSIPIIGMGGVQSAEDVVEYFLAGASAVAVGTANFVDPFVCPTIINDLPGLLDDLGVDHISELTGRSWRNASTVNHCP, encoded by the coding sequence ATGAATCGCTTAGCTGTACAATTACCAGGTCTTGAATTGAAAAATCCAATCATGCCTGCATCTGGATGCTTCGGCTTTGGCAAAGAGTATGCGAAGCTCTATGATTTAAGCGAACTTGGTGCCATTATGGTCAAGGCTGTGACGGAAGAACCACGGTTTGGCAACCCAACACCACGTGTTGCGGAAACATCATCAGGTATGTTGAATGCAATCGGCCTGCAAAATCCTGGATTAGATTCTGCGATGGAAAATGAGCTGCCATGGCTTGAGCAATTCGATGTACCGATTATCGCGAATGTGGCAGGCTCACAAGTCGAAGATTATGTCGCTGTCGCGAAAAAGATTTCTACCGCGCCAAATGTTCATGCACTTGAATTAAATATTTCTTGTCCTAATGTGAAGCAAGGCGGGATTGCATTTGGAACGATTCCTGAAATGGCCGCAAAGCTGACGAAAGCCGTCAAGGATGTTTCAAGTGTACCTGTGTATGTGAAGCTTTCTCCGAACGTTGCTGATATTGTTTCCATCGCAAAAGCTGTTGAACAAGCAGGTGCAGACGGCTTAACGATGATTAACACATTACTCGGTATGCGAATTGATTTGAAAACAGGCAAGCCGATTTTAGCGAATCAAACGGGCGGGTTATCAGGACCAGCGGTTAAGCCTGTTGCAATTCGAATGATTTATCAAGTTAGTCAGGAAGTGTCGATTCCAATTATCGGCATGGGCGGTGTCCAATCTGCCGAAGATGTTGTTGAATATTTTCTAGCTGGTGCAAGCGCAGTTGCTGTTGGAACAGCAAACTTCGTAGACCCATTTGTTTGTCCGACGATTATAAATGACTTACCAGGCTTGTTGGATGACCTCGGTGTTGATCATATCTCTGAATTAACAGGAAGGAGCTGGAGAAATGCATCGACCGTTAATCATTGCCCTTGA
- a CDS encoding NFACT family protein: MKRKLRSWNKRGKTQKKADTYQLYGELLTAHIYAVNRGDKEVEVVNYYDENGGTVTIPLNPQKSPSDNAQNYFQKYNKLKKAAVVVEEQIEKAKEEIRYFDALIQQVESASWKDIEEIREELVEEGYLKRKSADKKKKKKKQIELEHYVSTDGTDIYVGKNNKQNEYLTNRYANRMDTWLHTKDIPGSHVVIRDSEPSEQTLLEAANIAAYFSKAKQSSSVPVDYTAVKHVKKPNGAKPGFVIYDNQTTLFITPDEDLILQLKKA, from the coding sequence ATGAAAAGAAAATTAAGAAGCTGGAACAAACGTGGGAAGACTCAAAAAAAAGCGGACACCTACCAGCTATATGGCGAACTGCTAACTGCTCATATCTATGCAGTGAACCGTGGTGATAAAGAGGTAGAAGTCGTTAATTATTATGATGAAAACGGCGGAACAGTCACCATTCCGCTTAACCCACAAAAAAGCCCGTCAGACAATGCACAAAACTACTTTCAAAAATATAATAAGCTGAAAAAAGCAGCAGTCGTCGTCGAAGAACAAATCGAAAAAGCAAAAGAAGAAATTCGGTATTTCGATGCTTTAATTCAACAAGTCGAATCTGCTTCATGGAAAGATATTGAGGAAATTCGCGAAGAGCTTGTCGAAGAAGGATACTTAAAGCGAAAGTCGGCTGATAAAAAGAAAAAGAAGAAAAAACAAATCGAGCTTGAGCATTATGTCTCCACTGACGGAACAGACATCTATGTCGGCAAAAACAATAAGCAAAATGAATATTTAACGAACCGTTATGCAAACAGAATGGATACATGGCTGCATACAAAGGATATTCCTGGCTCACACGTCGTTATTCGTGACAGTGAACCGAGCGAACAAACATTGCTAGAAGCTGCCAACATTGCGGCGTACTTCAGTAAAGCAAAACAGTCCAGCTCTGTGCCTGTTGATTACACGGCTGTTAAGCATGTGAAAAAGCCAAACGGCGCAAAGCCTGGCTTTGTTATCTATGACAATCAAACGACTCTCTTTATCACACCTGATGAAGATTTAATCTTACAATTAAAGAAAGCATAA
- a CDS encoding dihydroorotate dehydrogenase electron transfer subunit, translating into MRQEKMTIIGHRCIAERIFELTLQGEMVQDMNPGQFVHIRVHGGTDPLLRRPISICSIDRENNQFTMLYRAEGRGTELLSRKIAHDVVDVLGPLGNGFPVHEAKEGETALLVGGGIGVPPLYELSKQLKQRGVHVIHVLGFQTKAAVFYEEQFAKLGETFIATADGTYATTGFVTDIIEAEKFAYDVLYSCGPIPMLKALEDKYSDKRGFISLEQRMGCGIGACFACVCHEAGGDEFSYKKVCSDGPVFAFGEVAL; encoded by the coding sequence ATGAGGCAAGAGAAGATGACCATCATTGGTCACCGCTGTATTGCTGAGAGGATCTTTGAGCTGACCTTACAAGGGGAAATGGTACAGGACATGAATCCTGGTCAGTTCGTTCATATTCGGGTGCACGGAGGGACTGATCCTCTGCTGCGCCGTCCGATAAGCATCTGCAGCATTGACCGTGAGAACAACCAATTTACAATGCTGTACCGTGCAGAAGGCCGCGGCACAGAGCTGTTAAGCCGAAAGATTGCACATGATGTCGTTGACGTCCTTGGCCCACTCGGAAATGGCTTTCCAGTACATGAAGCAAAAGAAGGGGAAACTGCTCTATTAGTAGGCGGCGGTATTGGTGTGCCCCCTCTTTATGAACTATCAAAGCAGCTGAAGCAGCGTGGTGTTCATGTTATTCATGTCCTTGGCTTTCAAACGAAAGCGGCGGTTTTTTATGAGGAACAATTTGCTAAGCTTGGAGAGACGTTTATTGCAACAGCAGATGGCACATACGCAACGACAGGCTTTGTAACGGATATCATTGAAGCTGAAAAGTTTGCCTATGATGTGCTGTACTCATGCGGACCAATTCCAATGCTTAAAGCGCTTGAAGACAAGTACTCTGATAAGCGTGGGTTCATCTCACTTGAACAGAGAATGGGCTGCGGCATTGGTGCATGCTTTGCATGTGTATGTCATGAAGCTGGTGGCGATGAATTCAGTTATAAAAAGGTATGCAGTGATGGTCCAGTCTTTGCATTTGGGGAGGTGGCGCTATGA
- the carB gene encoding carbamoyl-phosphate synthase large subunit, giving the protein MPKRTDIKRILVIGSGPIVIGQAAEFDYAGAQACQALKEEGYEVILVNSNPATIMTDTEMADRVYIEPLSYEFVSRIIRKERPDAILPTLGGQTGLNMAVELKRKGVLDECGVEILGTSLKAIEQAEDREQFRSLMNELNEPVPDSEIVHTLGEARNFVAKIGFPVIVRPAYTLGGTGGGICKNEQDLEEIVASGIKYSPVGQCLIEKSIAGFKEVEYEVMRDSGGHAIVVCNMENFDPVGVHTGDSIVVAPSQTLSDREYQMLRNASLKIIRALEIEGGCNVQLALDPDSFDYYIIEVNPRVSRSSALASKATGYPIAKLSAKIAVGLTLDEMKNPVTGRTYACFEPALDYIVSKIPRWPFDKFEAANRQLGTQMKATGEVMAIGRSFEESMLKAIRSLETNVDHILLERFEQLDEDTLIERIKTADDERMFIVAEALRRGKTMDEIFEWSKIDRFFLYKIEKLVALHQKVAKHPFDNELGLQAKENGFSDSVLARLWNKSEREVYAWRKENGITPVYKMVDTCAAEFESVTPYYYGTYEDENESELTEKESVVVLGSGPIRIGQGIEFDYSTVHAVWALREAGYEAIIVNNNPETVSTDFSVSDKLYFEPLTIEDVMHIIDLEKPKGVIIQFGGQTAINLADELAARGVQILGTTLEDMDRAEDRDKFENALSTLGIPQPKGKTATSVDQAVKIAGDIGYPVLVRPSYVLGGRAMEIVYREEELLQYMENAVKVNPQHPVLIDRYMIGKEIEVDAISDGENVYIPGIMEHIERAGVHSGDSIAVYPPQSLAKETKDKIIEDTIRLAKGLNIVGLLNIQFVVFKGDVFVIEVNPRSSRTVPFLSKITGVPMANLATKVILGKKLPELGYETGYHEESKDVFVKVPVFSFAKLRRVDITLGPEMKSTGEVMGRDRTLEKALYKGLVASGIEIPTHGTVLLTVADKDKEEAVGIARRFHHIGYQLLATEGTAKHLREENIPVTTVNKIGGEKPHLLDVIRQGDAQFVVNTLTKGKQPARDGFRIRREAVENGVACLTSLDTAKAILRVIESMTFEMQEMPKFEKKREGVNV; this is encoded by the coding sequence ATGCCAAAACGCACAGACATTAAACGAATTCTAGTAATCGGTTCAGGACCAATCGTAATTGGACAAGCAGCTGAGTTTGACTATGCGGGTGCACAGGCATGTCAAGCATTGAAAGAAGAAGGCTATGAAGTGATTCTCGTTAACTCAAACCCTGCAACAATTATGACAGATACAGAAATGGCAGACCGTGTCTATATTGAGCCGCTTTCTTATGAGTTTGTAAGCCGTATTATCCGCAAAGAGCGCCCAGATGCAATTCTTCCAACACTCGGTGGACAGACAGGCTTAAACATGGCCGTAGAACTAAAGCGAAAAGGTGTCCTTGATGAATGCGGAGTCGAAATCTTAGGAACAAGCTTAAAGGCAATCGAACAAGCGGAAGACCGCGAACAATTCCGCTCGCTCATGAATGAATTAAATGAGCCTGTACCTGATAGTGAAATTGTTCATACACTCGGTGAAGCACGAAACTTTGTCGCAAAAATCGGTTTTCCAGTTATCGTGCGTCCAGCTTACACGCTTGGCGGTACTGGCGGCGGTATTTGCAAAAATGAACAAGATCTTGAGGAAATCGTCGCAAGCGGTATTAAATACAGTCCTGTTGGTCAGTGCTTAATTGAAAAAAGCATTGCAGGATTTAAAGAAGTTGAATATGAAGTGATGCGTGATTCAGGCGGTCATGCGATTGTCGTCTGTAACATGGAAAACTTCGACCCAGTCGGCGTTCATACAGGTGATTCGATCGTTGTTGCGCCAAGTCAAACATTAAGTGACCGTGAATATCAGATGCTTCGTAATGCATCATTAAAGATTATTCGTGCCCTTGAAATTGAAGGGGGATGTAATGTCCAGCTTGCACTTGACCCTGACAGCTTCGACTATTACATTATCGAAGTAAACCCACGTGTCAGCCGTTCTAGTGCCCTTGCCTCAAAAGCAACAGGCTATCCAATTGCAAAGCTGTCAGCAAAAATTGCGGTCGGCTTAACATTGGATGAAATGAAAAACCCTGTTACAGGCCGTACGTATGCATGCTTCGAGCCCGCGCTTGACTATATCGTTTCAAAAATTCCGCGCTGGCCGTTTGATAAGTTTGAAGCAGCCAACCGTCAGCTTGGTACGCAAATGAAAGCAACAGGTGAAGTAATGGCAATTGGTCGCAGCTTTGAAGAATCGATGCTTAAGGCCATTCGCTCCCTTGAAACAAATGTCGACCACATTTTGCTAGAGCGATTTGAACAGCTAGATGAAGATACCCTTATCGAGCGTATTAAAACGGCTGATGATGAGCGGATGTTTATTGTCGCTGAAGCGTTACGTCGCGGTAAGACGATGGATGAGATTTTTGAATGGAGTAAAATTGACCGGTTCTTCCTTTACAAGATTGAGAAACTAGTTGCTCTTCATCAGAAGGTTGCGAAACATCCATTCGATAATGAACTCGGCTTACAAGCAAAGGAAAACGGTTTTTCAGACAGTGTGCTTGCACGTCTTTGGAACAAAAGTGAACGTGAAGTGTATGCATGGCGCAAAGAAAACGGCATCACACCTGTTTATAAAATGGTTGATACGTGTGCAGCTGAATTTGAATCCGTTACACCGTATTATTATGGTACGTATGAAGATGAGAATGAATCAGAATTAACAGAGAAGGAAAGTGTTGTCGTTCTTGGTTCTGGACCAATCCGAATTGGTCAAGGAATTGAGTTTGATTATTCAACCGTACATGCAGTATGGGCGTTACGTGAAGCAGGCTATGAAGCGATTATTGTCAATAATAACCCAGAAACGGTTTCAACTGATTTTAGCGTATCAGATAAGCTGTATTTTGAGCCGCTTACGATTGAAGATGTAATGCACATTATTGATTTGGAAAAGCCAAAAGGGGTTATCATTCAGTTCGGAGGTCAAACAGCGATAAACTTAGCTGATGAACTAGCTGCACGCGGTGTGCAAATTTTAGGCACGACATTAGAAGATATGGACCGTGCTGAAGACCGGGATAAGTTTGAAAACGCCTTATCAACACTCGGTATCCCGCAGCCAAAAGGAAAAACTGCAACATCTGTTGACCAGGCTGTCAAAATTGCGGGTGATATCGGGTATCCTGTGCTTGTCCGTCCTTCTTACGTGCTAGGCGGCCGTGCAATGGAAATCGTCTATCGCGAGGAAGAACTGCTGCAATACATGGAAAACGCAGTAAAAGTAAATCCGCAGCATCCAGTTCTTATCGACCGTTATATGATTGGAAAAGAAATTGAAGTAGATGCGATTTCTGATGGAGAAAATGTCTACATTCCTGGTATTATGGAACATATCGAACGAGCTGGGGTTCACAGCGGTGACTCGATTGCAGTCTATCCACCGCAAAGCTTAGCGAAGGAAACGAAAGACAAAATTATTGAAGATACGATTCGCTTAGCGAAGGGATTGAACATTGTCGGGCTGTTAAACATTCAGTTTGTCGTCTTCAAAGGCGATGTGTTCGTTATCGAAGTGAATCCGCGTTCAAGCCGAACTGTGCCGTTCTTAAGTAAAATTACAGGTGTACCGATGGCAAACTTAGCGACAAAAGTTATCCTAGGCAAAAAGCTTCCTGAGCTTGGCTATGAAACAGGCTATCATGAAGAAAGCAAGGATGTATTTGTGAAAGTACCTGTTTTCTCATTTGCAAAGCTGCGCCGCGTCGATATTACGCTTGGACCTGAAATGAAATCAACAGGTGAAGTAATGGGCCGTGACCGTACACTTGAAAAAGCTCTATATAAAGGGTTAGTTGCTTCAGGCATTGAAATCCCAACACACGGAACAGTTCTTCTGACGGTTGCGGATAAAGATAAAGAAGAAGCAGTCGGCATTGCGCGCAGATTCCATCATATCGGCTATCAGCTTCTTGCAACAGAAGGAACTGCAAAGCATCTCCGTGAAGAGAACATTCCAGTTACAACCGTTAATAAAATTGGTGGAGAAAAGCCGCATTTATTGGATGTCATCCGCCAAGGTGATGCGCAATTTGTGGTAAATACACTGACAAAAGGGAAGCAGCCTGCACGTGACGGATTCCGCATTCGCCGTGAAGCAGTCGAAAATGGTGTCGCATGCTTAACATCACTTGATACAGCAAAAGCAATTCTGCGTGTTATCGAATCGATGACATTTGAAATGCAGGAAATGCCGAAGTTCGAAAAAAAGCGTGAAGGGGTTAACGTATGA